From the Campylobacter concisus genome, one window contains:
- a CDS encoding GGDEF domain-containing protein: MTHDFVDQSSYKAIDDIYKTILDVMIAANALSLLLFMIIATPLLFMCLLFIAAGILLRIKFDIKYRVLISLTFHLNIILLVTIIVTTMGWNTGIWIILVGVIFINYFLAFDSKSLTYIMAFLELILLILLYFIHKDETPLIPSAIRGTIVVCSIVFAFFIVLRLSMFADVITSSGYQQIRKETEELEKDSKHDFLTQLLNRRTIEKTLRFELIANKERSGNTNLVIMLGDIDNFKKINDTYGHDCGDEVLKDVASALKKSFRGKDYVCRWGGEEFLIILPDTKIEFIHEVSKRLKKQINNAKLPDKTPVTMTFGMLICANGVEVDFEEAITLVDKLLYEGKQNGKDRIELEILKKGSDA; encoded by the coding sequence TTGACACACGATTTTGTAGATCAAAGTAGTTATAAAGCGATCGATGATATCTATAAAACGATATTAGACGTTATGATAGCTGCGAATGCACTATCTTTATTGCTTTTTATGATCATAGCTACACCACTACTTTTTATGTGCTTATTATTTATAGCAGCTGGAATATTGCTTAGAATAAAATTTGACATAAAATATAGAGTATTAATATCCCTTACATTTCACCTAAATATCATATTGCTTGTTACTATTATTGTTACTACTATGGGTTGGAATACTGGAATTTGGATAATACTTGTTGGTGTAATTTTTATAAACTACTTCCTAGCGTTTGATTCAAAGAGTCTTACTTATATAATGGCATTTTTAGAATTAATCTTGCTTATACTTCTTTATTTTATTCATAAAGATGAGACGCCGCTGATCCCATCTGCTATACGAGGGACGATAGTCGTGTGCAGTATTGTTTTTGCTTTTTTTATTGTTTTAAGACTTTCAATGTTTGCAGATGTCATCACTTCTAGCGGATATCAGCAAATAAGAAAGGAGACGGAAGAGCTTGAAAAGGACTCAAAGCATGATTTTTTAACGCAGCTTTTAAATAGAAGAACAATAGAAAAAACTTTAAGATTTGAACTAATTGCCAACAAGGAAAGAAGTGGTAATACAAATTTAGTCATAATGCTAGGCGATATTGATAATTTTAAAAAAATAAACGATACATATGGGCATGACTGTGGCGACGAGGTCTTAAAAGATGTAGCTAGTGCTTTAAAGAAATCATTTAGAGGTAAAGACTATGTTTGCCGCTGGGGCGGAGAAGAATTTTTGATAATCTTGCCCGATACAAAGATAGAATTTATCCACGAAGTGAGCAAAAGGCTTAAAAAACAGATAAACAACGCAAAACTTCCAGATAAAACTCCAGTTACTATGACCTTTGGCATGCTAATATGTGCAAATGGTGTTGAGGTGGATTTTGAGGAAGCCATAACTTTAGTAGATAAGCTGCTTTACGAAGGCAAGCAAAATGGCAAAGACCGTATCGAATTAGAAATTTTAAAAAAGGGCTCGGATGCGTAG
- a CDS encoding mechanosensitive ion channel family protein, translating to MRKILTIVLLSFIMLFGAENNKTQEENILSLTNQILTLNNQIQIIKAQQKDTNSSKTDNSNLASLQKKKNDLLEKIPLYIMQIEVTQSDIDKFILQKNNLEKKVARLEKQLNKDAYVQSAIELEKMKIDYAYFSALINLEEIFKKGAKANSIKEVIDNGLLNLQTNSYVSIKELKDSLNETSSSYDNAFAELDLKKETDEEILIYLKNNADLLSSSMILSELNLVDTVEYINKLTSINSAKFNVGKIVVIIAVFLFFVSLTRILAKLTYWLMSLIASGEGVKEAKDQIVDIVKKPISALLIIYALNICIGVGFYPVPVPLTLANIFSIVYIVAFSWLVLTILNGYGIVIIDKIAQKSRRKEVVNLVLKVVYVIVLIIALLLILQKLGFDISALIASLGIGGLAVAFAAKDIIANFFASVMMLFDNSFSQGDWIVCGDIEGTVVEVGFRKTTIRSFDNALIFVPNSKLASDPVRNWSRRKVGRRIRMLIGIEYGATTDEIKKCVDDIKTMLINHPDIAKSEDITAKKKGLKYRQSIVSVDDYAGYKSNLFVVVDDFADSSINILVYCFAKTIVWGEFLDVKQDVMLKIMDILKQNGLNFAFPSQSLYIESVKDKI from the coding sequence ATGCGTAAAATTTTAACCATCGTCTTGCTCTCATTTATAATGCTTTTTGGTGCTGAAAATAATAAAACTCAAGAAGAAAATATACTAAGCCTAACAAATCAAATTTTAACTTTAAATAATCAAATCCAAATCATAAAAGCACAGCAAAAAGATACAAACTCTTCAAAAACAGATAATTCAAATTTAGCCAGCCTTCAGAAGAAGAAGAACGATCTTTTGGAAAAAATTCCGCTATATATCATGCAGATTGAAGTGACTCAAAGCGATATTGACAAATTTATTTTGCAAAAAAATAATCTAGAAAAAAAAGTAGCTAGATTAGAGAAGCAATTAAACAAAGATGCTTACGTTCAAAGCGCTATTGAGCTTGAGAAAATGAAGATAGATTATGCTTATTTCTCAGCTTTAATTAATCTTGAAGAGATATTTAAAAAAGGTGCTAAAGCAAACTCTATAAAAGAGGTGATAGATAACGGACTTTTAAATTTACAAACAAATTCTTACGTCAGCATAAAAGAGCTAAAAGATTCGCTAAATGAGACTTCAAGCTCTTACGATAACGCATTTGCCGAGCTTGATTTAAAAAAAGAGACTGATGAGGAAATTTTAATCTATCTTAAAAACAATGCCGATCTTCTAAGTTCAAGCATGATCTTATCAGAGCTAAATTTAGTCGATACGGTCGAATATATAAATAAGCTAACTTCTATAAATTCGGCAAAATTTAACGTTGGCAAGATCGTAGTTATAATTGCAGTATTTTTATTTTTTGTCTCACTTACAAGAATTCTTGCCAAACTCACATACTGGCTTATGTCACTTATTGCATCGGGCGAAGGCGTAAAGGAGGCAAAGGATCAGATAGTAGATATCGTTAAAAAGCCTATCTCCGCGCTTCTTATCATTTATGCACTAAATATTTGTATCGGTGTTGGCTTTTATCCAGTACCAGTGCCACTAACTCTAGCAAATATCTTTTCAATCGTCTATATAGTCGCATTTTCATGGCTTGTTTTAACTATCCTAAATGGTTATGGCATAGTAATAATCGATAAAATCGCTCAAAAGAGCAGACGAAAAGAGGTCGTAAATTTAGTTTTAAAAGTGGTCTATGTAATTGTATTAATAATCGCACTTTTACTAATTCTTCAAAAGCTTGGCTTTGATATATCAGCACTCATAGCTTCACTTGGTATCGGCGGTCTTGCTGTTGCATTTGCTGCAAAAGATATCATCGCAAACTTCTTTGCTTCTGTCATGATGCTCTTTGATAACTCATTTTCGCAAGGAGATTGGATAGTTTGTGGCGATATAGAGGGCACTGTCGTTGAGGTCGGCTTTAGAAAGACGACTATTAGAAGTTTTGATAATGCTCTAATCTTTGTACCAAACTCAAAATTGGCAAGTGATCCTGTTAGAAACTGGAGCAGAAGAAAAGTCGGTAGACGTATTAGAATGCTAATAGGCATTGAATATGGAGCGACAACTGATGAGATTAAAAAATGTGTAGATGATATAAAAACTATGTTGATAAATCATCCAGATATTGCTAAAAGCGAGGATATAACAGCAAAGAAAAAAGGGCTAAAATATAGACAAAGTATAGTATCAGTCGATGATTATGCTGGATATAAATCAAATTTATTTGTCGTGGTTGATGATTTTGCAGATAGCTCGATAAATATCTTGGTTTATTGTTTTGCAAAGACTATCGTTTGGGGAGAATTTTTAGATGTCAAACAAGATGTAATGCTAAAGATTATGGATATTTTAAAGCAAAATGGTCTAAATTTCGCATTCCCAAGCCAAAGCTTGTATATTGAAAGTGTCAAAGATAAAATTTAA
- a CDS encoding carbonic anhydrase, with protein sequence MDDSLLEGAVKFMEDGFLEHEELFKSLQNRQDPHTLFISCVDSRVVPNLITNCLPGELFMVRNIANIVPPYRVSEEFLATTSAIEYALELLNIKNIIICGHSDCGGCAALYMDEKKLKTTPNVRNWIKLIEPIKREVLKFTSDDPAKMAWLTERLNVINSIENIMTYPNVKEEYERGNLQIYGWHYIIETGEIFSYDLKEGTFKLLADKRGENA encoded by the coding sequence ATGGATGACTCGCTACTTGAAGGTGCGGTAAAATTTATGGAAGATGGCTTTTTAGAGCATGAAGAGCTCTTTAAAAGTCTACAAAATAGACAAGACCCACATACCCTTTTTATATCCTGTGTTGATTCAAGAGTGGTGCCGAATTTGATAACAAACTGCCTCCCAGGCGAACTTTTTATGGTGCGAAATATTGCAAACATCGTGCCACCTTATAGAGTGAGCGAGGAATTTTTGGCAACGACTTCGGCTATTGAATATGCATTAGAGCTTTTAAATATCAAAAATATCATTATTTGCGGGCACTCTGACTGTGGCGGATGTGCAGCGCTTTATATGGATGAAAAAAAGCTCAAAACTACACCAAATGTTAGAAATTGGATAAAGCTAATAGAGCCGATCAAGCGAGAAGTGCTTAAATTTACAAGCGACGATCCAGCAAAGATGGCGTGGCTAACTGAGAGATTAAATGTGATAAATTCGATCGAAAATATAATGACTTATCCAAATGTAAAAGAGGAGTATGAAAGAGGAAACCTTCAAATTTATGGCTGGCACTACATTATAGAAACCGGTGAAATTTTCAGCTACGATTTAAAAGAGGGCACATTCAAACTTTTAGCAGATAAAAGAGGTGAAAATGCGTAA
- a CDS encoding Bax inhibitor-1/YccA family protein, which produces MSLYDRNYAKQNQEELAYSQSSLSTFIKQTYQLFAASLLSATAGAYVGISIAGVFAANRFLFWGLVIVEFALLFGLMAAKRKEGLNLILLFAFTFISGLTLTPLLSAILAMPSGAGIVAQAFGLTTVAFGALSVFAMNTKRDFTTMGKMLFITLIVIIAAAIINIFVKSTMFQLVIASISSILFSAYILFDTQNIIRGNYETPVEGAVALYLDFVNLFTSLLQILGIFNRND; this is translated from the coding sequence ATGAGTCTGTATGATAGGAACTACGCAAAACAAAATCAAGAAGAACTTGCGTACTCTCAAAGCTCACTAAGCACTTTTATAAAACAAACTTATCAACTTTTTGCAGCATCGCTACTTTCAGCAACAGCTGGCGCTTATGTAGGTATTAGCATTGCTGGCGTTTTTGCGGCAAATAGATTTTTGTTTTGGGGGCTTGTTATAGTCGAGTTTGCACTACTTTTTGGCTTAATGGCAGCTAAACGTAAAGAGGGATTAAATTTAATACTTCTATTTGCATTTACTTTTATAAGTGGCCTTACGCTAACTCCGCTACTTTCAGCGATCCTTGCTATGCCAAGCGGTGCTGGTATTGTAGCTCAAGCATTTGGACTAACAACAGTTGCTTTCGGTGCGTTAAGCGTCTTTGCGATGAACACAAAACGTGACTTTACAACAATGGGTAAAATGTTATTCATAACCTTAATTGTTATCATTGCAGCAGCTATTATCAATATCTTTGTTAAAAGTACAATGTTTCAACTTGTAATCGCAAGTATTTCATCGATCTTATTTAGCGCATATATACTTTTTGATACGCAAAATATTATCCGTGGAAACTATGAAACACCAGTTGAAGGCGCAGTTGCTTTGTATCTTGATTTTGTAAATCTATTTACATCATTACTACAAATTTTAGGAATTTTTAATAGAAACGACTAA
- a CDS encoding thiamine-phosphate pyrophosphorylase — protein sequence METTKDERIYRVIDANLNRLKEGLRVVEDMKRYVFDDAKLAYKIKSLRHKAKIPQKEFLKFRNSQNDVLKTSTKSEQARENLDEIITANFKRAQESARVLEECFKLINLEQAELFKSIRYELYELEKEL from the coding sequence ATAGAAACGACTAAAGATGAGCGCATCTACCGAGTAATAGATGCGAATCTAAATAGGCTAAAAGAAGGGCTTCGTGTCGTTGAAGATATGAAAAGATATGTCTTTGATGACGCCAAGCTCGCCTATAAGATAAAATCCCTCCGCCACAAGGCAAAGATCCCGCAAAAAGAATTTTTAAAATTTAGAAATTCTCAAAACGACGTTTTAAAAACTAGCACAAAAAGCGAGCAAGCTAGAGAAAATTTAGATGAGATAATCACTGCAAATTTCAAGCGCGCCCAGGAGAGCGCCCGCGTGCTTGAAGAGTGCTTTAAGCTCATAAATTTAGAACAAGCCGAGCTTTTTAAAAGCATAAGATACGAGCTTTATGAGCTTGAAAAAGAACTTTAA
- the secG gene encoding preprotein translocase subunit SecG, with protein sequence MSLIFLILQFALAVIITIAVLLQKSSSIGLGAYSGSNESLFGAKGPAGFLAKFTFIVGILFILNTLALGYFYNKDLKRSIVDSVDSKSLVIPKSNDVPSAPSAPQTPAK encoded by the coding sequence GTGAGTTTAATATTTTTGATCTTACAGTTTGCTCTAGCTGTCATCATAACTATCGCTGTTTTACTTCAAAAAAGCTCATCTATCGGACTTGGGGCATATAGCGGAAGTAACGAGAGTCTTTTTGGAGCAAAAGGACCAGCTGGATTTTTAGCTAAATTTACTTTTATCGTAGGTATTTTATTTATCTTAAATACACTTGCACTTGGATACTTCTACAATAAAGATCTAAAACGCTCTATCGTTGATAGCGTCGATAGTAAATCTTTAGTCATACCAAAGTCAAACGACGTACCATCAGCTCCTAGTGCACCACAAACTCCAGCAAAATAA
- a CDS encoding polysaccharide deacetylase family protein: MIKTLLASFLTLTFALADAHILVYHRFDDPRHTSTDISIKNLREQFEYFKNNGYEVVKLSKLVDAVNAGEKIPDNWIVITVDDGYKSFYDKALSVFKEYNYPFALMLYVEASANKYGDYLDFDQIKELEAYGEIGYHSYAHPRMTKLSDEALREDFQKGVETFEKHMGYKPKFFAVPYGEIDSRVVKLAKEFGFLALLNQNSGAVSDKSDVYDLYRTPVMNGTKIALTFNSKFLNAQWIFPDSYPQNNAIDKLIIKTDTNASEGNFFMTGFNGFKKVPMTNGVFECKFNPPLDKRKVLISLKVDHQRSTKLLIKDINAK; encoded by the coding sequence ATGATAAAAACACTTTTAGCGTCATTCTTGACGCTAACATTTGCTTTAGCAGACGCTCATATTTTAGTCTATCATCGCTTTGATGATCCAAGACATACAAGCACTGATATTTCTATTAAAAATTTAAGAGAGCAGTTTGAATATTTCAAAAATAATGGCTATGAAGTCGTTAAACTCTCAAAGCTAGTCGATGCTGTAAATGCTGGTGAAAAAATACCTGATAACTGGATCGTCATCACTGTAGATGATGGTTATAAAAGTTTCTATGACAAGGCCCTTAGTGTATTTAAAGAGTATAACTATCCATTTGCGCTAATGCTTTATGTGGAAGCCAGTGCAAATAAATATGGCGATTATTTGGATTTTGATCAGATTAAAGAACTTGAGGCTTATGGCGAAATTGGGTACCACTCGTACGCTCATCCAAGGATGACAAAACTTAGCGATGAGGCATTAAGAGAGGACTTTCAAAAGGGCGTTGAGACCTTTGAAAAGCACATGGGCTATAAGCCAAAATTCTTTGCAGTACCTTATGGTGAGATTGATAGTCGAGTTGTAAAACTTGCAAAAGAATTTGGTTTTTTAGCCCTTTTAAACCAAAACTCAGGTGCTGTTTCAGACAAAAGTGATGTTTACGATCTTTATAGAACGCCCGTAATGAACGGTACCAAAATAGCACTAACATTTAATAGCAAATTTTTAAATGCCCAGTGGATATTTCCGGATAGCTACCCACAAAATAATGCAATAGACAAACTTATTATAAAAACTGATACAAATGCTAGTGAAGGTAATTTTTTCATGACTGGCTTTAATGGCTTTAAAAAGGTACCTATGACAAATGGTGTTTTTGAGTGTAAATTTAACCCACCTCTTGATAAACGCAAAGTTTTAATATCACTAAAAGTAGATCATCAACGAAGTACAAAACTTCTAATAAAGGACATCAATGCTAAATAA
- the frr gene encoding ribosome recycling factor — protein MLNKIYETQKEGCEKAIASLKRDFTTLRTGKVNINIVDHVMVDYYGSPTPLNQVATVLTSDASTIAITPWEKSMIKAISSAIQAANIGVNPNSDGESVKLFFPPMTVEQRQENAKHAKSMGEKAKVSIRNVRKDANDEVKKLEKDKAITEDESKKGQDEVQKITDTYTAKIDTLVKEKEAELLKI, from the coding sequence ATGCTAAATAAAATTTACGAAACACAAAAAGAAGGCTGCGAAAAAGCAATAGCTTCATTAAAACGCGACTTTACAACGCTTAGAACGGGCAAGGTAAATATTAATATTGTAGATCATGTAATGGTTGATTATTACGGCTCACCAACTCCGCTCAACCAAGTAGCCACTGTGCTTACAAGCGACGCTTCAACTATCGCTATCACACCTTGGGAAAAGAGCATGATAAAAGCGATCTCTTCAGCTATCCAAGCAGCAAATATCGGCGTCAATCCAAATAGTGATGGTGAGAGTGTTAAGCTATTTTTCCCACCTATGACCGTCGAGCAACGCCAAGAAAATGCAAAACATGCAAAATCAATGGGGGAAAAAGCCAAAGTTAGTATAAGAAACGTAAGAAAAGATGCAAATGATGAAGTCAAAAAGCTTGAAAAAGACAAAGCTATAACTGAGGACGAGAGCAAAAAGGGACAAGATGAGGTTCAAAAGATAACTGACACCTACACTGCAAAAATCGATACTCTTGTAAAAGAAAAAGAAGCCGAGCTTTTAAAAATCTAA
- the vapC gene encoding type II toxin-antitoxin system tRNA(fMet)-specific endonuclease VapC: MFLLDTNICSYLISSTEPYSQNILSHLTKHGKKDIFISSITIAEMFYGIENSTQKELNLRLMSDFISNFGVLDFTSKCAASYGKIRLEMRNKNRRIGDMDMLIAAVALSNDLVLVTNNEKDFKDISELRMENWSI; encoded by the coding sequence ATGTTTTTGCTCGATACTAATATTTGTAGTTACTTGATTTCTAGCACCGAGCCTTACAGTCAAAATATACTAAGCCATTTGACCAAACATGGCAAAAAAGATATTTTTATTTCCAGCATAACGATAGCCGAAATGTTTTACGGTATAGAAAATTCCACTCAAAAAGAGCTAAATTTAAGACTCATGAGCGATTTTATCTCAAATTTCGGCGTTTTGGATTTTACGAGCAAATGCGCGGCAAGCTACGGCAAAATAAGGCTTGAGATGAGAAATAAAAACAGAAGGATAGGCGATATGGACATGCTGATTGCCGCCGTAGCGCTTAGTAATGATCTTGTTTTGGTTACGAATAATGAAAAAGATTTTAAAGATATAAGCGAGCTTAGGATGGAAAATTGGAGCATTTGA
- a CDS encoding antitoxin, translating into MQARLKVFKSGNSLALRLPKSLNLHNVKEFILKSFDNNEVVLTPVKDDEWSGLFKTLNELKDAGVKFERAEPSLPQERNFGFK; encoded by the coding sequence ATGCAGGCTAGATTAAAAGTATTCAAAAGCGGTAATTCTTTGGCACTAAGGCTTCCAAAAAGCCTAAATTTACACAACGTCAAAGAGTTTATACTAAAGAGTTTTGATAATAACGAAGTGGTTTTAACCCCGGTTAAAGATGATGAATGGAGCGGACTATTTAAGACTTTGAACGAGCTAAAAGATGCTGGAGTTAAATTTGAAAGAGCCGAGCCAAGCTTGCCTCAAGAGCGAAATTTTGGATTTAAATAA
- a CDS encoding SMEK domain-containing protein gives MNREDVIRSAVKGFALLSYEIEYRQTLSDYSLNIYSENLYRDMLNTIYGYDLKNANIDNKNAEYIDLADEKNKIFIQITSTKTKAKIDNTLKILETKPDFQIKILYLLDKPSPRDSSFDEWRNKYSIDIEKSLIDAKDLLEDINNLEQTELEKIYNFFDIQILKNYTTEVVLNLVIKHILRQYRKRDINFLDDFNNTKEVDKKLEINNLNERISIEIKRGLDYRDSIEKLNDDTTMSDLQDFIVHEIYREILLKHIKEINANIGDIKTKSVDELHYDFYNSLDLNKIFVELYNEITSYFDVKDFNEANIAWIIISYFFEICDIGAKNDNAD, from the coding sequence ATGAATAGGGAAGATGTTATAAGAAGCGCAGTAAAAGGTTTTGCTTTACTTAGTTATGAGATAGAGTACAGACAGACATTAAGCGACTACTCTCTTAACATATATTCTGAGAATCTATATAGGGATATGTTAAATACCATATATGGATATGATCTAAAAAATGCCAATATAGACAACAAAAATGCAGAGTATATAGATCTAGCGGATGAAAAAAATAAAATTTTTATCCAAATTACTTCGACGAAGACAAAAGCAAAAATAGACAATACGCTTAAAATTTTAGAAACGAAGCCAGATTTTCAAATCAAAATTTTGTATTTGCTAGACAAACCTAGTCCACGCGATAGTAGCTTTGATGAGTGGAGAAACAAATATAGTATAGATATTGAGAAAAGTCTAATAGACGCAAAGGACTTATTGGAAGATATAAATAATCTAGAGCAAACAGAACTAGAAAAAATTTATAATTTTTTTGATATTCAAATTTTAAAAAATTATACAACAGAGGTGGTTTTAAATTTAGTAATCAAGCATATTTTAAGACAATATAGAAAAAGAGATATTAATTTTTTAGATGATTTTAACAACACAAAGGAAGTCGATAAAAAACTAGAGATAAATAATCTAAATGAAAGAATAAGCATTGAAATTAAGCGCGGGTTGGATTATAGAGATAGCATAGAAAAGCTTAATGACGATACGACAATGTCTGATTTGCAGGACTTTATAGTGCATGAAATATATAGGGAGATATTATTAAAACATATCAAAGAGATAAACGCTAACATTGGCGACATAAAAACGAAAAGCGTTGATGAACTGCATTATGATTTTTATAACTCTTTAGACCTTAATAAAATATTTGTCGAGCTATATAATGAAATTACAAGCTACTTTGACGTAAAAGATTTTAATGAAGCAAACATAGCTTGGATAATCATTAGTTATTTCTTTGAAATTTGCGATATAGGTGCAAAAAATGATAATGCCGACTAA
- a CDS encoding ABC-three component system middle component 6 produces the protein MPTKIVKPADSVISISAYILKILKNGSINTDDLIKKLNEIYYKEISIEKMLLCLDFLFIIGKIRSDDDFIELNLR, from the coding sequence ATGCCGACTAAAATAGTTAAACCGGCTGATTCTGTAATTAGCATATCGGCGTATATACTTAAAATTTTAAAGAATGGTAGTATTAATACAGACGACTTAATTAAAAAACTAAATGAAATATACTATAAAGAGATTAGTATTGAAAAAATGCTTTTGTGTCTAGATTTTTTATTTATAATCGGCAAAATAAGGAGCGATGATGACTTTATTGAGCTTAATTTGCGATAA
- a CDS encoding DUF2326 domain-containing protein, with amino-acid sequence MTLLSLICDNPKFKALKFNKDLNIVVGKQLNQDQKDTINGIGKSLSLEMLHYMLNAGISQKMQDFLKDYGNFKLSFVHDNKGYVVEKNFKENEWIVNDKSYNKIGYANELNKIFSNTINSDKISFRQVFNCFARRSGHYDTLRQQNIEPNDYGQRLVNLFLLGVDIKLQEENHKLKEILNSLKIAKKELEKYEKQVPKKNIKDIEDEIRSTQENLNLFVVAKNYNELKERANSLTKDLNNIRNEIYRLQRNVAIKEANLLTSENISIDLEEIKNIYDEAKVFFEDKVLKRLNEAQNFHNQLAKSRKNRISAEIDEIRQRLNELERNRDIIGDQRDQLLKDLKNSGALEERDVLKDRILTLEKEKKDLEIYSVTLENFQKDKANIDYKIAEIKKDTIKYMEDDRLKLDIIENKFRDIVKRFYNNNGGSLKITMTQNAKNLFNIDVEIPKDGSLSIGNVKTFCYDVLLYTLNPHILGFLAHDGELFSEMDKRQKATIFKIILDKVKSGNLQYFVNIGDTSFNEILNDDTGILSDEDKKFIESKVILQISEDQNTWLFGQKFD; translated from the coding sequence ATGACTTTATTGAGCTTAATTTGCGATAACCCAAAATTTAAAGCTTTAAAATTTAATAAAGATCTTAATATAGTAGTAGGCAAACAATTAAATCAGGATCAAAAAGACACAATAAACGGTATAGGCAAAAGCCTATCACTAGAGATGCTTCACTATATGCTAAATGCAGGCATTTCTCAAAAAATGCAAGATTTTTTAAAAGACTATGGAAATTTTAAGCTTAGTTTTGTTCATGACAATAAAGGTTATGTAGTAGAAAAAAATTTTAAAGAGAATGAATGGATTGTTAACGACAAAAGCTATAATAAAATAGGTTATGCAAATGAGCTAAATAAAATTTTTAGCAATACAATCAACTCTGATAAAATTTCTTTTAGACAAGTGTTTAACTGCTTTGCTAGAAGGAGCGGGCATTATGATACGTTAAGACAACAAAATATAGAACCCAACGACTACGGACAAAGGCTTGTTAACTTGTTTTTATTGGGTGTAGATATAAAGCTACAAGAGGAAAACCATAAACTAAAGGAGATATTAAATAGTCTAAAAATAGCCAAAAAAGAGCTAGAAAAATATGAAAAACAAGTACCAAAGAAAAATATTAAAGATATAGAGGATGAGATACGAAGCACGCAAGAAAATTTAAACCTTTTTGTTGTGGCTAAAAACTATAATGAATTAAAAGAGCGAGCAAACTCTTTGACTAAAGATCTAAATAATATTAGAAACGAGATATATAGATTACAAAGAAATGTGGCAATAAAAGAGGCGAATTTACTCACTTCTGAAAATATAAGTATAGACTTAGAAGAGATAAAAAATATCTATGACGAGGCTAAAGTATTTTTTGAGGATAAAGTGTTAAAAAGACTTAATGAGGCTCAAAACTTTCATAATCAATTAGCAAAAAGTAGAAAAAATAGAATCTCAGCAGAAATAGATGAAATACGTCAAAGACTAAATGAACTAGAACGCAATAGGGATATAATAGGGGATCAAAGAGACCAGCTTTTAAAAGACCTAAAAAATAGCGGGGCATTAGAAGAGCGAGATGTATTAAAAGATAGAATATTGACGCTAGAGAAAGAAAAAAAAGATTTAGAAATTTATAGCGTGACGTTGGAAAATTTTCAAAAAGACAAAGCCAATATCGACTATAAAATAGCAGAGATCAAAAAGGATACGATTAAATATATGGAGGATGATAGGCTTAAGCTTGATATCATAGAAAACAAATTTAGAGATATTGTTAAAAGATTTTATAACAATAACGGAGGGTCTCTCAAAATCACAATGACTCAAAATGCAAAAAATTTGTTTAACATAGATGTAGAAATCCCTAAAGATGGTTCTTTGTCTATCGGGAATGTTAAGACCTTTTGCTATGACGTATTACTTTATACATTAAATCCTCATATCTTAGGTTTTTTAGCACATGATGGCGAACTGTTCTCAGAAATGGACAAAAGACAAAAAGCCACCATCTTTAAAATTATATTAGATAAAGTTAAGAGCGGCAATTTGCAGTATTTCGTAAATATAGGAGATACTTCATTTAATGAGATATTAAATGATGATACGGGGATACTGAGCGATGAAGATAAAAAATTTATAGAGTCAAAAGTAATACTTCAGATTAGCGAAGATCAGAATACTTGGCTATTTGGTCAAAAATTTGATTAA